One window from the genome of Macaca fascicularis isolate 582-1 chromosome 7, T2T-MFA8v1.1 encodes:
- the SAMD15 gene encoding sterile alpha motif domain-containing protein 15, with product MAEVPEDYDSGPDEDGEPESERPELHKSYENAERDTMAEADSKLPAEIYHEPQPETEEEDFREGEPKSAKNVQLKPGGTALEGIAKESKRDVPSETEPGIPQEVKSEREMGKFFKDLEAPMDETHESDLEPPEEAKLNVTEDVFLESAMETDPVPPTETMSEVSGATVRERNLELLEEGTELGVPEESLRVQHEETGVEPPEQTQLDFPSEKPGESLEETDLQPPKMTKPDIPEETQRESTEKKRTEPPEQARPEFPEKEPRKSSEEAGLEPPEETQPEVPGEMQRKATEEKGTELPERTKPDLPDHKSRKSTDENVPEPLEEIKLEFPEEESRKPNEETILEQSEMMKPESPEEIRKSNEEKNPQPPEETGLVLPQEINPQVEEKTQTKPTEEKNLELPDETKPRETHVEFPKEDRPEPIKSKYSVGKNELEFREPKKGKWSLSDEFKKEYYALGSIRESEESIGTHYEFSQPLQKSFDVSEVCSYLDPSESLTELNEFVHEKEVVDLSQDLKELVSEDDETQSKQGTELQFEHLNWDPEKVAEWISQLGFPQYKECFITNFISGRKLIHVNCSNLPQMGITNFEDMKAISRHTRELLEIEEPLFKRSISLPHRDIIGLYLEQKGHTGIKSDALTLSEFVKAAGLQDYAPEITAPEENEELPCTEP from the exons ATGGCTGAAGTCCCGGAGGATTACGATTCCGGCCCAGATGAAGATGGAGAGCCGGAGTCTGAGAGGCCTGAACTTCATAAATCATATGAAAATGCCGAACGAGACACCATGGCAGAGGCAGACTCGAAGTTACCAGCAGAGATTTATCACGAGCCACAGCCAGAGACCGAGGAAGAGGACTTCAGAGAGGGGGAGCCAAAGAGTGCTAAGAACGTGCAGCTGAAACCTGGCGGGACGGCCCTGGAAGGCATTGCCAAGGAGTCCAAGAGAGACGTACCAAGCGAAACTGAACCAGGGATTCCCCAAGAGGTAAAGTCGGAAAGAGAGATGGGAAAGTTTTTCAAAGATTTGGAGGCCCCTATGGATGAAACGCATGAGTCAGACCTAGAACCACCAGAGGAGGCCAAACTAAATGTTACAGAGGATGTGTTCCTAGAGTCAGCTATGGAAACAGATCCAGTGCCACCAACGGAAACCATGTCTGAGGTTTCAGGGGCCACagtaagagagagaaatttagaaTTACTAGAGGAGGGGACGGAACTGGGGGTTCCAGAGGAATCACTTAGAGTGCAACATGAAGAGACAGGTGTAGAGCCTCCAGAGCAGACCCAACTAGATTTTCCAAGTGAGAaaccaggagaatcacttgaagagACAGATCTTCAGCCACCAAAGATGACCAAACCAGATATTCCAGAGGAGACACAAAGAGagtcaactgagaagaaaagGACAGAGCCACCTGAGCAAGCGAGACCAGAATTTCCAGAGAAGGAACCAAGAAAGTCTAGTGAGGAGGCAggtctagagcctccagaagagaCTCAACCAGAGGTTCCAGGGGAGATGCAAAGAAAGGCAACTGAGGAGAAAGGGACAGAACTACCTGAGCGGACTAAACCAGACCTTCCAGACCACAAGTCAAGAAAGTCTACTGATGAGAACGTCCCTGAGCCACTAGAAGAGATCAAATTAGAGTTTCCCGAGGAAGAATCAAGAAAACCAAATGAGGAAACAATTCTAGAACAATCAGAAATGATGAAACCAGAAAGTCCAGAAGAGATAAGAAAatcaaatgaggaaaaaaatccacaacCACCAGAGGAGACTGGTCTAGTGCTACCACAGGAAATCAACCCACAAGTtgaagagaaaacacaaacaaagcCAACTGAGGAGAAAAATCTAGAGTTACCAGATGAAACCAAACCAAGAGAGACACATGTAGAATTTCCCAAGGAAGACAGGCCGGAACCAATCAAGTCTAAGTATTCTGTAGGAAAGAATGAGCTAGAGTTCCGTGAGCCTAAAAAAGGAAAGTGGTCACTAAGTGacgaatttaaaaaagaatactatGCATTAGGATCTATCAGAGAAAGTGAAGAATCAATTGGTACACATTACGAGTTTTCACAACCACTCCAAAAATCGTTTGATGTCAGTGAAGTATGCTCATACTTAGATCCCTCAGAGTCTCTGACAGAATTAAACGAGTTTGTTCATGAAAAGGAAGTTGTAGATTTGTCCCAAGACTTGAAGGAACTGGTCTCTGaagatgatgaaacccagtcAAAACAAGGGACTGAGTTACAATTTGAGCATCTTAATTGGGATCCAGAGAAAGTTGCAGAGTGGATTAGCCAGCTAGGCTTCCCTCAATACAAG GAATGTTTTATCACAAACTTCATCAGTGGCCGAAAACTCATTCACGTCAACTGCTCAAACCTCCCTCAGATGGGGATAACAAACTTCGAGGACATGAAG GCAATTTCTCGACATACGCGGGAGCTCCTGGAAATTGAAGAACCATTATTCAAACGCTCCATCAGCCTTCCCCATAGGGATATTATCGGCTTGTATTTAGAGCAAAAAGGTCATACGGGGATAAAATCTGATGCCTTGACTTTATCTGAATTTGTCAAAGCAGCAGGATTACAGGATTATGCACCAGAAATAACTGCCCCTGAAGAGAATGAGGAATTACCTTGCACTGAACCATAG